The window GCCGGGCCCTGCGGCGCTGCCCTACAGGCCGGAGTAGGCGGCGCGGTGGTAGCCGGCGCTGTAGTCGTAGGGCACCTGCGGCGGGGGCAGCGGGCACTCGGGGAAGAAGGGGGCGAACCCCGCCGACAGGTGCCCGCCGGGCTCCTCGCTGCCGCCGGGGGccggctccccgccgcccggGTAGAGCGGGCGCAGCGCTTCGGACGGCGCCTTCTTGGGCGGGCTGCAGGGCCCGGCCGGGCTCCAGGGCGGCTCGGGGTAGAGCAGCCCGCCCAGCAGCGGGTGGtgggcggcgggcagcggcagcggcgCTTCGTAGAGGCCGTGCTCCAGGCCCAGCTCGGCGGGCAGGCGGGCGGCGGTGCCGCCGGGGAAGGCGTCCGGTGGGGCGGCGTGCTCGGGCAGCAGCGCGCCGTACTCGGGGCCCAGCAGCTCGAAGAACTCGGTCGCCTCCGCaccgcctccgccgccgcctttctccagctccttagcgcccggcggcggcccgcgggcggcggcgggcagcgccggcTCCGTGAAGAAGGAGGGCGGCAGGTTGCGGTCCCGCAGCGGCACCTTCCgcgggccgcccgccgccccgctgccgccgcccgccgccccgccgccgcccgccgcctcgccgcagccgccgcccgccgccccccggccctgctgcagggagccgAAGAGGGCCGCCAGGCTCTTGCTCTGGAGGCTGCTGGCCGCCTGCGAGGCctcccggcgcggcgggggcttggcggggcaggcggcgggcggggcggcggcgggcggcggcggagcgggcggcggcggcggggcggcggcgatGATGCCGGTGCAGCGCTTGATCTGCTTCTGCAGGTACTTCCTATGGTTCACCTTCCGCTTGGACTTCACCGGCTTGTCCAGCGCCAGCTTGATGTTGCTGGAGGCCGAGTCGATGAAGCTCAGCAGGTCCCTGGTGGCTTCTTTAAAGTCCCCCGCGTCGCCGCCGCCCTCGTAGCCCTTCTCCAGGTCG of the Grus americana isolate bGruAme1 chromosome 1, bGruAme1.mat, whole genome shotgun sequence genome contains:
- the FAM181B gene encoding protein FAM181B; protein product: MAVPAALLSPHHLLSFCFPAAGGLLGYADLEKGYEGGGDAGDFKEATRDLLSFIDSASSNIKLALDKPVKSKRKVNHRKYLQKQIKRCTGIIAAAPPPPPAPPPPAAAPPAACPAKPPPRREASQAASSLQSKSLAALFGSLQQGRGAAGGGCGEAAGGGGAAGGGSGAAGGPRKVPLRDRNLPPSFFTEPALPAAARGPPPGAKELEKGGGGGGAEATEFFELLGPEYGALLPEHAAPPDAFPGGTAARLPAELGLEHGLYEAPLPLPAAHHPLLGGLLYPEPPWSPAGPCSPPKKAPSEALRPLYPGGGEPAPGGSEEPGGHLSAGFAPFFPECPLPPPQVPYDYSAGYHRAAYSGL